In one Plasmodium falciparum 3D7 genome assembly, chromosome: 14 genomic region, the following are encoded:
- a CDS encoding protein kinase, putative has protein sequence MENAFFFKYKDEQLLEHILINFIYKKKDCLKNIFITNGNDKDLFFERNIFNYIYSYLFKTSKIKKTRIKKNDSYLLNNKRTKKLLYLDCSKNDYQRKRNIYIGNVKRRGIYNNIPSSFYKLFRNKKKMKYIQSLYVIIKKLFLIIMNKKGNFNPTIRYLFLLKNLMNIFYKYFSIYIIRYVYIKYNNNNDNNNNDIIIKSYNSKRKKCSIKNFLFLYFKNMKSSNKLTDEYMFMKNYLLFIFIINEIFYIYIWLLYVCLHKYTYDTKKIYLLLKIIGDDNYGSFIFSSKQICTYKRKDTRHISFFLFLSRKNYMNEREKLKYKNYKRIICFVWIYKIIKNIHFLVSLYNVICNEKEHTISLTMYRKYILLLFILKILKIIKIYSFQSAHPFFFTTVKRKDILNNNNYYYNNKSMIKRKYYLKVLHICHIIYEQFIFLLSKKKLYLYFELFFILNSKRYNKKEEFNSYRFSRTIIYNIINNNNYYNYTNVNIVDRTYYKHNLKNKQNKYTILLLYLYYKIYEHFLELYKKDNEWYPKKKKDNYYIMKCKKCVKCMKCKKCLKCMKCVKCKKCLKCKKCLKCTKYAKYKKNISLLSQKNSFFVHLIHKYFVLFILLYSINRKTNITLHFIKTYIQILFLISQRKNLFAQFYFYKINLLTYFLYCINQIIISKQNNYPNYCIELKKQRKQNYNIRRLYEKEKNNSHITYNKKSTTLGIPSLKLKKIEDMLQKKSNVKENNDKEYYYKNKTKKDFFFKTIFKCTHCIFSFKRNIIYPTLFSTKMVVDYLNKNVKEKNKKKKKKKNYTHYILNTRKKKMKTPLCMNHSNLHMNEEKIVSSFFSTQINDDVIFEWIIYLIISLITSYNKKDINFLYFNENYYDDNYHNKILYSKLEEKLFTSKKLKIIIYKHIKTLQDNFSFFKDFKKVEDVNIMNIVQTFVFINKKIKNKIKNKIKNIINNKSSLHLHILYNLSINIYNKSKFSKHFMIQKKVGQGAYGKIYLCHYPSNIKTKQNTCVVKFINVPENMNQNYIFRNIYNEIKALVILNKVYNNIKNNKIRNYGLILNDEDNKYDFSYYILMHYYISSLKEFINKQHDNYIKQLKRVQLKNVVNGFVSFKNINDIKKKKKKKKMKKNIYIYLSNNKPYIFNKSYLYHINLCKHKYRILYYDLLKKISHIKCIKYTYVLFILHLFIQIMDKLKNIHKKGIAHFDINTNNIMINYNKKFLLDSFISTNTDYIYHHKDQMIRNKPILTINNINKQHMNHIYNEPIKKCKHDDQHLYVPSVNIYDFGECKFFFNNTDFIFLRTNRGNEIFSAPELLINTHKNINKYKSNLSNNKRIKSKNKINNIIQNNKNHIRKCKIFIKCREKQKSKLLFYVFYKKKRKKSIYPFNYVQHLIFKMKRKLKNLYILKKKKKKIFLTDIWLLGLLLYEMITKKQVFNLSNFLYIKLYKRKDLLKNIINNNIDQHFKYIKYLLYNTINFNIKNRKSLNDLRRQTYALYNLYMNILRKHQIVLQILNQVE, from the coding sequence ATGGAAAAcgctttttttttcaaatataagGACGAGCAACTATTAGAACATATATTGatcaattttatatataaaaagaaggattgtctaaaaaatatttttattaccaaTGGAAATGACAaggatttattttttgaacgaaatatatttaattatatatatagttatttatttaaaacgtccaaaataaagaaaacaagaattaaaaaaaatgattcaTATTTGttgaataataaaagaacaaaaaaattattatatttagatTGTTCAAAAAATGATTACCAAAGGAAGAGAAACATTTATATTGGAAATGTAAAAAGAAgaggaatatataataacatccCTTCaagtttttataaattatttagaaataagaaaaaaatgaaatacatTCAGTccttatatgtaataattaaaaaactGTTTTTAATcattatgaataaaaaaggaaattttAATCCTACCATAAGATatctttttttgttaaaaaatttgatgaatatattttataaatatttttcaatatatataataagatatgtttacataaaatataacaataataatgataataataataatgatattattattaaaagttATAATAGTAAGCGAAAGAAATGctcaataaaaaattttttgtttttatattttaagaatatGAAGAGTTCTAATAAATTAACAGatgaatatatgtttatgaaaaattatttattatttatatttattataaatgaaatattttatatatatatttggttattatatgtatgtttacataaatatacatatgataccaaaaaaatatatctcctcttaaaaattataggtgatgataattatggttctttcatattttcttcaaAACAAATATGTacttataaaagaaaagacaCGAgacatatttcattttttttatttttatcaagaaaaaattatatgaatgagagagaaaaattaaaatataaaaattataaacgtattatttgttttgtttggatttacaaaataatcaaaaatatacacTTTTTGGTTAGTTTATATAACGTTATATGTAATGAAAAAGAACACACTATTTCTCTTACAATGTAtcgaaaatatatattgctcctttttattttaaagattttaaaaataatcaaaatttaTAGTTTCCAAAGTGctcatccttttttttttacaacagTCAAAAGgaaagatatattaaataataataattattattataataataaaagtatgataaaaaggaaatattatttaaaggtattacatatttgtcatataatatatgaacaatttatatttcttctttcaaaaaaaaaattatatctatattttgagttgttttttattcttaatagTAAacgttataataaaaaggaagaatTTAATTCCTATAGATTTTCTcgtactattatatataatataataaataataataattattataattatacaaatgtTAATATTGTGGATAgaacatattataaacataatttgaagaataaacaaaataagtATACCAtacttttgttatatttatattataaaatatacgaGCATTTCCTTGAATTATACAAAAAGGATAATGAATGGTATccaaagaaaaagaaagacaattattatattatgaaatgtaaaaaatgtgTGAAATGTatgaaatgtaaaaaatgttTGAAATGTATGAAATGTGtgaaatgtaaaaaatgtttgaaatgtaaaaaatgtttgaaatgtacaaaatatgctaaatataaaaaaaatatttccttattatctcaaaaaaattcattttttgtacatttgattcataaatattttgtcttatttatattattatattcaataaACAGAAAAACTAATATTACACTACATTTTATAAAGACTTATATACAAatcctttttttaatatcgcAAAGGAAGAATTTATTTGCACAattctatttttataaaataaatttgttaacatattttttatattgcaTTAATCAAATTATCATATCCAAACAAAATAACTACCCTAATTATTGTATTGAACTAAAAAAACAGAGGAagcaaaattataatattcgaAGGTtgtatgaaaaagaaaaaaataattcacatattacatataataaaaaaagtacaaCCTTAGGAATACCTTCTTTGAAGTTAAAAAAGATTGAAGATatgttacaaaaaaaaagtaatgtaaaagaaaataatgataaagaatattattataaaaataaaacaaaaaaggattttttttttaaaacgaTTTTTAAATGTACACATTGTATTTTCTCTTTTAAAAGGAATATCATATATCCAACGTTATTTTCTACCAAAATGGTTGTCGATTATTTaaacaaaaatgtaaaagaaaaaaacaaaaaaaaaaaaaaaaaaaaaaattacactcattatattttaaatacaaggaaaaaaaaaatgaaaactcCCTTGTGTATGAACCATTCCAACCTTCATatgaatgaagaaaaaatcgTTTCATCCTTTTTTTCTACACAAATAAATGATGACGTTATATTCGAATGgattatatatcttataattTCCTTAATAACatcttataataaaaaggacaTCAATTTTCTGTATTTcaatgaaaattattatgatgataattatcataataaaatattatacagcAAGTTAGAggaaaaattatttacatcaaaaaaattaaaaataattatatataaacatattaaaacATTGCAGGATAATTTTTCGTTTTTCAAAGATTTCAAAAAAGTAGAAGATGTAAACATTATGAACATTGTACAAACTTTTGTTTTtatcaataaaaaaataaaaaataaaataaaaaacaaaatcaagaacataataaataataaaagtagtctacatttacatatattatataatttatccaTAAATATTTACAACAAATCAAAATTTTCTAAACATTTTatgatacaaaaaaaagTAGGACAAGGGGCCTATGGGAAAATATATCTATGTCATTATCCTTcgaatataaaaacaaaacagaATACATGTGttgtaaaatttataaatgttCCAGAAAATATGAACcagaattatatattcagaaatatatataatgaaataaaggCACTagtaattttaaataaagtatataataatataaaaaataataagatacGTAATTATGGActtatattaaatgatgaggataataaatatgatttctcatattacatattaatgcattattatatatctagCTTAAAAGAATTCATAAATAAACAacatgataattatattaaacaattaaaaagggtacaattaaaaaatgtagtTAATGGATTtgtatcttttaaaaatataaatgatattaaaaaaaaaaaaaaaaaaaaaaaaatgaaaaaaaatatttatatatatttatctaataataaaccttatatatttaataaatcatatttgtatcatataaatttgtGTAAACACAAATATAGAATCCtatattatgatttattaaaaaaaatatcccatataaaatgtataaaatatacatatgttttatttattctacacctttttattcaaattatggataaattgaaaaatatacataaaaaaggAATTGCTCATTTTGATATTAacacaaataatattatgataaattataataagaaatttttattagattcttttatttctacTAATacagattatatatatcatcataaAGATCAAATGATTAGGAATAAACCAATTCTTAccataaacaatataaacaAGCAACATatgaatcatatatataatgaaccaataaaaaaatgtaaacatGATGATCAACATTTATACGTACCTTCTGTTAATATATACGATTTTGGAgaatgtaaatttttttttaacaatacTGATTTTATCTTCTTAAGAACAAATAGAGGAAATGAAATTTTTTCTGCCCCTGAACTTTTGATTAATactcataaaaatataaataaatataaatctaATCTGTCCAATAACAAAAGAATAAAGagtaagaataaaataaataatataattcaaaataataaaaatcatattaggaaatgtaaaatatttattaaatgtagagaaaaacaaaaaagcaAATTACTCTTTTATGtcttttacaaaaaaaaaaggaaaaaatctATATATCCATTTAATTATGTACAACATTTAATCTTTAAgatgaaaagaaaattaaaaaatttatatattttaaaaaaaaaaaaaaaaaaaatttttttgacTGATATATGGTTACTtggattattattatatgaaatgataacaaaaaaacaagTATTCAATCTATCtaactttttatatataaaattatataaaagaaaagatttacttaagaatattataaataataatatagatcaACATTttaagtatataaaatatttattatataatacaatcaattttaatataaaaaacagaAAATCCTTAAACGATTTAAGAAGACAAACATATGCCTTGTATAATTTAtacatgaatatattaagGAAGCACCAAATTGTATTGCAAATCTTAAATCAAgttgaataa